One window of the Hyperolius riggenbachi isolate aHypRig1 chromosome 5, aHypRig1.pri, whole genome shotgun sequence genome contains the following:
- the SLC52A2 gene encoding solute carrier family 52, riboflavin transporter, member 2 — MEATGRSLLTHALVALFGMGSWVSVNSLWVELPVTVKELPEGWDLPAYLTVLIALGNIGPIAVTLSHRLCPPGRLSEPWLIRSVHGLSILAAALLAVFWNRRVLVAGEEHSVPYLVLAFFLALGCCTSNVTFLPFMYSFPQVYIRSFFIGQGLSALFPCIIALGQGVGRVECRNSTFDNTTVPYYMDENFPASSYFWGMFTLLVVSALAFAILPFWNKRSKEQQEQEIQTQTTSPDGAESEDSYPLKSSEEEKSDISPKVVQPGFWTPRNIYLLVLLGVSNALTNGILPSVQTYSCLPYGSDAYHWSVVLSNIANPAACFIAMGALCRSALGLGLIMVAGVLLGSYLMVLAALSPCPPLVGTTAGIVLVVLSWTLFMGLLSYLKVVIGSLLHEAGHSALLWCGAVIQAGSLIGALLMFPMVSIYHLFHSGRDCHDSCAL; from the exons ATGGAGGCAACCGGCCGCTCCCTTCTCACACACGCCCTTGTGGCCCTGTTCGGGATGGGCTCCTGGGTGTCTGTAAATTCACTGTGGGTGGAGCTTCCTGTGACTGTGAAGGAGCTTCCTGAGG GTTGGGACCTTCCTGCATATCTGACTGTGCTGATTGCACTAGGTAACATTGGGCCAATAGCTGTCACCCTGAGTCATCGCCTGTGTCCTCCAGGGAGGCTATCAGAGCCATGGCTTATCCGCTCGGTCCATGGATTGAGTATCTTAGCAGCAGCTTTACTGGCAGTCTTCTGGAACCGGCGGGTCCTGGTTGCGGGTGAAGAGCATAGTGTGCCATACCTcgtcctggctttttttttggcTCTTGGCTGCTGCACATCCAACGTCACCTTCCTGCCCTTcatgtacagtttcccccaggtgTACATCCGTAGCTTCTTCATTGGCCAGGGGCTTAGTGCCCTCTTCCCCTGTATTATCGCCCTGGGCCAGGGTGTGGGACGAGTTGAGTGCAGGAACAGCACCTTTGACAATACCACCGTACCTTACTATATGGATGAGAACTTCCCAGCCTCCTCATACTTCTGGGGTATGTTTACACTGCTGGTGGTCTCTGCCTTAGCATTTGCTATCTTGCCTTTCTGGAATAAGAGAAGTAAAGAGCAACAGGAGCAAGAAATTCAGACGCAAACTACTAGCCCAGACGGGGCAGAATCGGAAGATTCGTATCCCCTGAAAAGTTCGGAAGAAGAGAAGTCCGATATTTCTCCTAAAGTGGTGCAGCCAGGATTCTGGACTCCTCGTAACATCTATCTGCTGGTGCTCCTGGGGGTGTCCAACGCACTGACTAATGGCATCCTGCCGTCTGTACAGACCTACAGCTGCCTTCCCTACGGATCTGATGCCTATCACTGGTCTGTTGTACTAAGTAACATTGCTAACCCGGCCGCATGCTTCATCGCCATGGGTGCCCTGTGCAG GTCTGCGCTGGGTCTTGGTTTGATCATGGTTGCTGGAGTGTTGCTCGGTAGTTACCTGATGGTGTTGGCGGCTCTCAGTCCGTGTCCTCCATTGGTTGGAACTACAGCGGGAATCGTGCTGGTG GTGCTGAGCTGGACCCTCTTCATGGGACTTCTGTCTTACCTAAAGGTTGTCATAGGAAGCCTCCTGCATGAAGCTGGCCACAGCGCCCTCTTGTGGTGTGGAGCTGTCATTCAGGCTGGCTCTCTAATTGGCGCACTGCTGATGTTCCCCATGGTCAGCATCTACCATCTGTTTCATAGTGGAAGAGATTGCCACGACAGCTGCGCTCTCTGA